The Micromonospora sp. Llam0 genome contains a region encoding:
- the rplI gene encoding 50S ribosomal protein L9, whose amino-acid sequence MKIILTQEVSGLGSPGDIVEVKDGYGRNYLLPQGFAISWTKGAEKQVTSIKRARSAREIRDLGHANEVKGQLESLKVTLTARAGDGGRLFGSVTPAEVVDAVRTAGGPALDRRRLELPGHIKSVGTYPVKIKLHPDVTAKFDLSVLQAR is encoded by the coding sequence ATGAAGATCATCCTCACGCAGGAGGTGTCTGGGCTCGGTTCCCCCGGGGACATCGTCGAGGTGAAGGACGGCTACGGCCGGAACTACCTGCTGCCCCAAGGGTTCGCGATCTCCTGGACCAAGGGCGCCGAGAAGCAGGTCACCTCGATCAAGCGGGCCCGCTCCGCCCGGGAGATCCGCGACCTCGGGCACGCCAACGAGGTCAAGGGTCAGCTGGAGAGCCTGAAGGTCACCCTGACCGCCCGGGCTGGCGACGGCGGTCGACTGTTCGGCTCGGTCACCCCGGCCGAGGTCGTCGACGCCGTCCGTACCGCCGGTGGTCCGGCGCTGGACCGGCGGCGGCTGGAGCTGCCCGGCCACATCAAGTCGGTCGGCACCTACCCGGTGAAGATCAAGCTGCACCCGGACGTCACCGCCAAGTTCGACCTCAGCGTGCTGCAGGCCAGGTAG
- the dnaB gene encoding replicative DNA helicase, giving the protein MSITDDLQTEPRPPARPSGPPGPPAKPPGPPTGGEPFDRTPPQDVAAEQCVLGGMLLSKDAIADVVEILKPHDFYRPIHATVFDAVLDLYGRGEPADAITVSAALANSGDLGRIGGAPYLHTLIASVPTAANASYYARIVAERAVLRRIVEAGTKIVQLGYGSAAGGGRDIDDVVDLAQQAVYDVTERRVSEDFAILADMLQPTLDEIEAVGAQAGMMTGVPTGFTDLDRLLNGLHPGQLIIVAGRPGLGKALALDTPLPTPTGWTTMGEVAVGDRLLDAAGRPTTVVGTSAVLLGGRSYQVEFSDGSAIVADGDHLWQVTHRPAVPVPAAAALAAVAPAPVSAAPAPAGRSGPRPAQSAFARSTQVLTTEEILDLLDRSPAEHPDVTVTNCRALALPDRDDLPVPPYQLGVDLAGGDPAADHRQIDRRIPDAYLRSSERQRRALLTGLLDTAGTRNPGGLDEYRTTSRLMVETVRELVASLGLHCTVSAATVQGRMTSPSTVYTVTIHTHDDQRRRVTSVRPVRSVPVRCVTVDNPDHLYLAGRTMIPTHNSTASMDFARNAAIRAGHASAIFSLEMSKVEIVMRLLSAEAKVPLHVLRSGQLSDDDWTKLARRMGEISEAPLFVDDTPNMNLMEIRAKARRLRQRHDLKMIVVDYLQLMTSPKRTESRQQEVADLSRGLKLLAKEVECPVIAVSQLNRGPEQRTDKRPQLSDLRESGSIEQDADVVILLHRDDYYDKESPRAGEADFIVAKHRNGPTDTVTVAAQLHLSRFVDMAI; this is encoded by the coding sequence ATGTCCATCACGGACGACCTGCAGACCGAGCCCCGGCCACCGGCCCGCCCGTCCGGCCCGCCCGGCCCGCCGGCCAAGCCACCCGGTCCACCCACCGGCGGTGAGCCCTTCGACCGTACGCCCCCCCAGGACGTCGCCGCCGAACAGTGCGTCCTCGGCGGAATGCTGCTCTCCAAGGACGCCATCGCCGACGTCGTGGAGATCCTCAAGCCGCACGACTTCTACCGCCCGATCCACGCCACGGTCTTCGACGCGGTGCTGGACCTGTACGGGCGAGGCGAGCCGGCGGACGCGATCACCGTCTCCGCTGCGCTCGCCAACTCGGGTGACCTCGGCCGGATCGGCGGCGCGCCGTACCTGCACACCCTGATCGCGAGCGTGCCCACCGCGGCCAATGCCTCCTACTACGCCAGGATCGTCGCCGAGCGCGCGGTGCTGCGCCGCATCGTCGAGGCCGGCACCAAGATCGTGCAGCTCGGGTACGGCTCGGCCGCCGGTGGCGGCCGGGACATCGACGACGTCGTCGACCTCGCTCAGCAGGCGGTCTACGACGTCACGGAACGGCGGGTCAGCGAGGACTTCGCGATCCTGGCCGACATGCTGCAGCCGACCCTCGACGAGATCGAGGCGGTCGGTGCCCAGGCCGGCATGATGACCGGGGTGCCCACCGGGTTCACCGACCTGGACCGGTTGCTCAACGGGCTGCACCCCGGGCAGTTGATCATCGTCGCCGGCCGGCCCGGCCTCGGCAAGGCGCTGGCGCTGGACACCCCGCTGCCCACCCCGACCGGCTGGACCACCATGGGTGAGGTCGCGGTCGGTGACCGACTACTCGACGCCGCCGGTCGACCCACCACGGTCGTCGGCACCTCTGCGGTCCTGCTCGGCGGACGGTCCTACCAGGTCGAGTTCTCCGACGGCTCGGCCATTGTCGCCGACGGCGACCACCTCTGGCAGGTGACGCACCGGCCTGCCGTGCCGGTACCGGCCGCTGCAGCGCTTGCCGCTGTCGCCCCGGCACCGGTCTCGGCCGCCCCGGCACCGGCCGGCCGGTCCGGGCCACGACCGGCCCAGTCCGCATTTGCACGGTCCACCCAGGTACTGACCACCGAAGAGATTCTGGACCTGCTCGACCGGTCACCGGCGGAGCACCCCGACGTCACCGTCACGAACTGCCGTGCCTTGGCGCTGCCCGACCGCGACGACCTGCCGGTGCCGCCGTACCAGTTGGGGGTCGATCTTGCCGGTGGTGACCCGGCCGCCGACCACCGCCAAATCGACCGGCGGATCCCGGACGCGTACCTGCGGAGTTCCGAGCGGCAGCGGCGGGCGCTGCTGACCGGTCTGTTGGACACCGCCGGCACCCGCAACCCGGGCGGGCTGGACGAGTACCGGACCACTTCGCGTCTGATGGTCGAGACGGTACGCGAGTTGGTGGCCAGCCTCGGTCTGCACTGCACGGTGTCGGCGGCCACCGTGCAGGGCCGGATGACCTCGCCATCCACCGTCTATACGGTGACCATCCACACCCACGACGACCAGCGGCGACGGGTTACCTCGGTCCGACCGGTCCGAAGCGTGCCGGTGCGCTGCGTCACCGTGGACAACCCTGACCATCTTTATCTCGCCGGCCGGACGATGATCCCGACGCACAACTCGACCGCGTCGATGGACTTCGCCCGCAACGCGGCGATCCGGGCCGGCCACGCCAGCGCGATCTTTTCGCTGGAGATGAGCAAGGTGGAGATCGTCATGCGGCTGCTCTCCGCCGAGGCGAAGGTGCCGTTGCATGTCCTGCGCTCCGGCCAGCTCTCCGACGACGACTGGACGAAGCTGGCCCGGCGGATGGGCGAGATCAGTGAGGCGCCGCTCTTCGTCGACGACACGCCCAACATGAACCTGATGGAGATCAGGGCCAAGGCGCGGCGGCTTCGGCAGCGGCACGACCTGAAAATGATCGTCGTCGACTACCTGCAGCTGATGACCTCACCGAAACGCACCGAGAGCCGTCAGCAGGAGGTCGCGGACCTGTCCCGTGGGCTCAAGCTGCTGGCCAAGGAGGTCGAGTGCCCGGTGATCGCGGTCAGCCAGCTGAACCGTGGCCCTGAGCAGCGTACCGACAAGCGGCCACAACTGTCCGATTTGCGCGAATCGGGGTCAATCGAACAGGACGCGGACGTGGTGATCCTGTTGCACCGAGATGACTACTACGACAAGGAGTCGCCTCGGGCGGGCGAGGCGGACTTCATCGTCGCCAAGCACCGTAACGGGCCGACCGACACGGTGACCGTCGCCGCGCAGCTGCACCTCTCCCGGTTCGTCGACATGGCGATCTGA
- a CDS encoding zf-TFIIB domain-containing protein, with protein sequence MQMNCPKCHGAMRQYERSGITVDQCTECRGIFLDRGELERLLDAEAAWNGGAGGQQPGQPPRPAPSPAGGYPPPPPPQPTHHQPGYPPPAPAAYPPAPAYGHHGYHGHYRHKRQKSFLNQLFD encoded by the coding sequence ATGCAGATGAACTGTCCCAAGTGTCACGGCGCCATGCGGCAGTACGAGCGCAGTGGGATCACCGTCGACCAGTGCACCGAGTGTCGCGGCATTTTCCTGGACCGGGGCGAGCTGGAGCGACTGCTGGACGCTGAGGCAGCCTGGAACGGTGGTGCCGGCGGCCAGCAGCCGGGTCAACCGCCCCGCCCGGCACCAAGTCCGGCCGGCGGATATCCGCCGCCTCCGCCGCCCCAGCCGACGCACCACCAGCCCGGCTACCCGCCGCCGGCCCCGGCGGCCTACCCGCCGGCTCCCGCCTACGGGCACCACGGCTACCACGGGCACTACCGGCACAAGCGGCAGAAGAGCTTCCTCAACCAGCTCTTCGACTGA
- a CDS encoding phosphoribosyltransferase: MEMGYRDRHDAGEQLAGQLAQLRGRPDVVVLGLLRGGAPVAAVVADQLDVAYDVLVIRKLGLPSASEVAFGAIGPGGVRVLNREIADQLDPGQITQITTEETTELRRRERLFRGDRPPLDLRGRTAVLVDDGLATGASARAAVAVSRSLGADRVVLAVPVGSAEAIATLQDVVDEVVCPLRPADFRAVGRYYQDFHQVSDDEVAALPVGR, from the coding sequence ATGGAGATGGGATACCGGGACCGCCACGACGCCGGGGAGCAGTTGGCCGGGCAGTTGGCGCAGCTGCGGGGGCGACCGGACGTCGTCGTCCTCGGACTGTTGCGGGGCGGGGCGCCGGTTGCGGCGGTGGTCGCCGACCAGCTCGACGTGGCGTACGACGTGCTGGTCATCCGCAAACTCGGCCTGCCGTCGGCGTCCGAGGTCGCCTTCGGCGCGATCGGGCCGGGCGGAGTGCGGGTGCTGAACCGGGAGATCGCCGACCAGCTCGACCCGGGACAGATCACCCAGATCACCACCGAGGAGACCACCGAGTTGCGCCGCCGCGAGCGGCTGTTCCGGGGCGACCGGCCGCCGCTGGACCTACGCGGCCGGACCGCCGTCCTGGTCGACGACGGGCTGGCCACCGGTGCGTCGGCCCGGGCGGCGGTCGCGGTGAGTCGAAGCCTCGGTGCGGACCGAGTGGTGCTGGCGGTGCCGGTCGGCTCGGCCGAGGCGATCGCCACGCTCCAAGACGTGGTCGACGAGGTCGTCTGCCCGCTGCGGCCAGCGGACTTCCGCGCCGTCGGCCGTTACTACCAGGATTTCCACCAGGTGTCCGACGACGAGGTCGCCGCGTTGCCAGTCGGCAGGTGA
- a CDS encoding CrcB family protein: MSLLLVMCGGAVGALVRYLTDRVVVGLGRPSFWGTFLVNLAGAALIGLLAGAGLAGAGWLARLLATGLCGALTTYSTFAYEVVQLAGGSTRDRWTAAGYATGTLLAGFAALLVGRLAGDVLAG, encoded by the coding sequence ATGAGTCTGCTCCTGGTGATGTGCGGCGGGGCGGTCGGCGCGCTGGTTCGCTACCTCACCGACCGGGTCGTGGTGGGGCTCGGTCGGCCCAGCTTCTGGGGCACCTTCCTGGTCAACCTGGCCGGGGCCGCGCTGATCGGCCTGCTCGCCGGTGCCGGACTGGCCGGTGCCGGCTGGCTGGCCCGGCTGCTCGCCACCGGCCTCTGCGGCGCGCTGACCACGTACTCGACGTTCGCCTACGAGGTGGTCCAGTTGGCCGGCGGCTCCACACGCGATCGCTGGACGGCCGCCGGCTACGCCACCGGCACCTTGCTGGCCGGATTCGCCGCGCTGCTGGTCGGCCGCCTGGCCGGCGACGTCCTGGCAGGGTGA
- a CDS encoding CrcB family protein, giving the protein MPRGSAAPAVLAVVAVGGAAGAAARYGIAAGWPGPAEGGLPWPTLVTNLVGCALIGVLMRLVTAVPRPNRLLRPFLGAGVLGGFTTFSVQTLEVADLLAAGRPGLAAGYALGTLAGALVAVWLGGAAARPLADRIARRVR; this is encoded by the coding sequence ATGCCCCGAGGGTCGGCGGCACCGGCGGTCCTCGCCGTGGTAGCTGTCGGCGGCGCGGCCGGGGCGGCCGCCCGCTACGGCATCGCCGCCGGCTGGCCGGGCCCGGCCGAAGGTGGACTGCCCTGGCCGACCCTGGTCACCAACCTCGTCGGATGCGCGTTGATCGGTGTCCTGATGCGGTTGGTCACCGCCGTGCCACGGCCGAACCGGCTGCTCCGGCCGTTCCTCGGTGCCGGCGTACTCGGCGGCTTCACCACCTTCTCGGTCCAGACCCTGGAGGTCGCCGACCTGCTCGCCGCCGGACGGCCCGGGCTGGCCGCAGGCTACGCGCTCGGCACCCTGGCGGGCGCGCTGGTCGCGGTCTGGCTCGGCGGCGCGGCGGCCCGGCCGCTCGCCGACCGGATCGCGCGGCGGGTCCGGTGA
- a CDS encoding glycosyltransferase 87 family protein: protein MDRGADGLVGDLTLYLLSAVFAAATAVASTLAPHRAWGAVAVVGYAAAALVVVGQLVVRRTTAHQRLTGGTARAWLTGVTWAAVVAVPLVRQAEQRADGRTDRAQEEVVVVDDGGASRLLADGSPYLSEQQIAALPADERLLGYLPYQPGMAIFGLPRALAGTGWWTDARVWFAVATLAALAAALTLARRRAGPAGDRVLVRAAQLSTVLPIAALAMSTGGDDLPVLALALLALVLCAGGRYAAAGTAIGAAAALKLFAWPILLVLLCHAATRGRRAAGRVAAGGITLPLLALLPVAVVDHAALIHNVLGFPLGAGMVASPAASPLPGMLIATWMPGGRIVAGGLLLLAGFAIAVRLVRRPPRTAATAALICGLGLLAATLLLPSTRFGYLLYPVALFSWVPVLRVTEAQAVAPDRDEPVPVYRPDR, encoded by the coding sequence CTGGACCGGGGCGCCGACGGCCTCGTCGGCGACCTGACCCTCTATCTGCTCTCCGCAGTCTTCGCGGCGGCCACCGCGGTCGCCTCCACGCTCGCCCCGCACCGAGCCTGGGGAGCCGTCGCGGTCGTCGGGTACGCGGCCGCCGCCCTCGTCGTGGTCGGCCAACTCGTCGTCCGGCGCACCACGGCCCACCAGCGGCTGACCGGCGGCACCGCCCGCGCGTGGCTGACCGGAGTCACCTGGGCGGCGGTGGTCGCGGTGCCTCTGGTCCGGCAGGCCGAGCAGCGGGCCGATGGGCGCACCGACCGGGCCCAGGAAGAGGTAGTCGTGGTTGACGACGGCGGTGCCTCCCGGCTACTCGCCGACGGCAGCCCGTACCTGTCCGAACAACAGATCGCGGCGCTACCGGCGGACGAACGGCTGCTCGGCTACCTGCCGTACCAGCCCGGGATGGCGATCTTCGGGCTGCCCCGGGCGCTGGCCGGCACCGGTTGGTGGACCGACGCCCGGGTCTGGTTCGCCGTCGCCACCCTCGCCGCCCTGGCCGCTGCCCTCACCCTGGCGCGGCGCCGGGCCGGCCCAGCCGGCGATCGGGTACTCGTGCGCGCCGCTCAGCTCAGCACCGTACTGCCGATCGCCGCGCTGGCCATGAGCACCGGCGGCGACGACCTGCCGGTGTTGGCCCTCGCCCTGCTCGCCCTGGTGCTCTGCGCCGGCGGCCGGTACGCGGCCGCCGGGACGGCCATCGGCGCGGCCGCCGCGCTCAAGCTGTTCGCCTGGCCGATCCTGCTGGTGCTGCTCTGCCACGCCGCCACCCGTGGTCGACGGGCCGCGGGTCGGGTCGCGGCCGGCGGGATCACCCTGCCGCTGCTCGCCCTGCTGCCGGTGGCGGTGGTCGACCACGCCGCGCTGATCCACAACGTGCTGGGCTTCCCACTCGGTGCCGGCATGGTGGCCAGCCCGGCCGCCTCGCCGCTGCCCGGCATGCTGATCGCCACCTGGATGCCCGGCGGGCGGATCGTCGCTGGCGGGTTGCTGCTGCTCGCCGGGTTCGCCATCGCGGTACGGCTGGTCCGCCGGCCGCCACGGACCGCCGCCACGGCGGCGCTGATCTGCGGCCTCGGCCTGCTGGCCGCGACGCTGCTGCTGCCGTCGACCCGGTTCGGCTACCTGCTCTACCCGGTCGCCCTGTTCAGCTGGGTCCCCGTGCTCCGGGTCACCGAGGCGCAGGCGGTCGCGCCGGACCGCGACGAGCCAGTGCCGGTGTACCGGCCCGACCGGTGA
- a CDS encoding bifunctional diguanylate cyclase/phosphodiesterase — protein MTRTVRRDNETDRQLVLLVGLVAVCAVAVGVASLYLVAGSLVTTPDELALVAALVFLAAVGVTVKWRVRIRSTAHAIAWSEVAILVGLAVAPATLVVLCTGLGVGLAMIVQRIARIKATFAIAKNMLVASAAGAVLHTLNWDPELAIYSVAFFGPLVTAYVVAVVLDEVLTIPVIARDTGTGLCAIFRHNLGLRISSAVIRFPLIVAILLILKADQWLLVTIPPVVLCIHLAYAGHARARDDQQAWQRLARATDALNVVDLDAVLSIAVVQAADLFSTDRVEVELNEPARLVQGNSDGVQYDGPTGSAPTPHMRTVIAVPLAGPGSTLSVGTLRLCLTGPVKFSDREHYTLRTFASALCTAVRNASLYRQLNQVAERHAREAAQDELTGLANRRRLMEHGSELLGRRRTSGITALLLVDLNHFKEINDTLGHGAGDKVLIQVARRLSVNVQPGGLVARLGGDEFAVLLTTLPAPAIAAHRADALLAAICEPMELDGMRINVEASGGIAVAPGSGGMAELLRRADVAMYQAKRSGGRTAVYARSRDTADVGRLALGGDLRRAVAQHEFNVDFQPIVDLGTGEVIAAEALARWQHPDRGRLDPKRFLETVERSGLLPAFADAVLEQSLIAAATWHEAGFALPVAVNLSPRSLLDRRFPGAVLARLQAHDVPPDRLILELTETLTLSQLEVVDQVLGQLRDAGVRLALDEFGTGYSSLSMLSRVPVHELKIARSFVMSMEASSEAVAVIRSTVDLGRSLGLSVVAEGVESEPQRRTLWTIGCTAGQGHLFARPMPAHRLLTALQCGSGGRPGSLASPLHDEGAVVRIDQTRRAGQRHRNEKVPHLPA, from the coding sequence GTGACCCGCACGGTTCGACGCGACAACGAGACCGATCGGCAGCTGGTGCTGCTCGTCGGTCTCGTCGCCGTTTGTGCGGTAGCCGTCGGTGTCGCGTCGCTCTACCTCGTCGCCGGGTCGCTGGTCACCACCCCCGACGAATTGGCGCTCGTCGCCGCCTTGGTCTTCCTCGCCGCAGTCGGGGTCACCGTCAAATGGCGCGTCCGGATCCGATCGACAGCCCACGCCATCGCTTGGAGCGAAGTCGCCATCCTGGTCGGACTCGCGGTGGCACCCGCCACCCTGGTGGTGCTCTGCACCGGCCTAGGTGTCGGCCTCGCGATGATCGTGCAACGGATCGCCCGGATAAAGGCGACCTTCGCCATCGCGAAGAACATGCTCGTCGCCTCCGCCGCTGGCGCCGTCCTGCACACGCTGAACTGGGATCCCGAGCTGGCGATCTACAGCGTGGCGTTCTTCGGGCCACTCGTCACCGCCTATGTCGTGGCGGTCGTGCTCGACGAGGTGCTCACCATCCCGGTCATCGCCCGCGACACCGGAACCGGGCTCTGTGCCATCTTCCGGCACAACCTCGGACTCAGGATCTCCAGCGCGGTGATCCGGTTCCCGCTGATCGTCGCCATCCTGCTGATCCTCAAGGCGGACCAGTGGCTGCTGGTGACGATCCCACCGGTGGTGCTCTGCATCCACCTGGCCTACGCCGGACATGCCAGGGCCCGCGACGACCAGCAGGCCTGGCAGCGGCTCGCCCGGGCCACCGACGCGCTCAACGTCGTCGATCTCGACGCCGTGCTGTCCATCGCGGTGGTACAGGCCGCCGACCTGTTCTCCACCGACCGGGTCGAGGTCGAACTCAACGAACCCGCCCGGCTGGTCCAGGGCAACAGCGACGGCGTGCAGTACGACGGCCCCACCGGCAGCGCACCCACCCCGCACATGCGGACCGTGATCGCCGTGCCGCTCGCCGGTCCGGGCAGCACCCTCAGCGTCGGCACCCTGCGGCTCTGCCTGACCGGCCCGGTCAAATTCTCCGACCGGGAGCACTACACGCTGCGTACCTTCGCGTCCGCACTGTGCACGGCGGTCCGCAACGCCTCGCTCTACCGGCAGCTGAACCAGGTCGCCGAACGGCACGCCCGGGAGGCCGCGCAGGACGAACTCACCGGGCTGGCGAACCGACGCCGGCTGATGGAGCACGGCTCCGAACTGCTCGGCCGACGGCGCACCAGCGGGATCACCGCGCTGCTCCTCGTCGACCTCAACCACTTCAAGGAGATCAACGACACACTCGGCCACGGCGCCGGCGACAAGGTGCTGATCCAGGTCGCCCGGCGACTGTCCGTGAACGTGCAGCCCGGTGGCCTGGTGGCCCGGCTCGGCGGCGACGAGTTCGCCGTACTGCTGACCACGCTGCCGGCTCCCGCGATCGCCGCGCACCGCGCGGACGCGCTACTCGCCGCGATCTGCGAACCGATGGAACTCGACGGCATGCGGATAAACGTCGAGGCCAGCGGCGGCATCGCCGTCGCACCGGGCAGCGGCGGAATGGCCGAACTGCTGCGCCGCGCCGACGTGGCGATGTACCAGGCGAAGCGATCCGGCGGCCGGACCGCCGTCTACGCCCGCAGCCGGGACACCGCCGACGTCGGCCGGCTGGCGCTCGGCGGGGACCTGCGTCGGGCGGTCGCCCAGCACGAGTTCAACGTCGACTTCCAACCGATCGTCGATCTCGGCACCGGGGAGGTGATCGCCGCCGAGGCGCTCGCCCGCTGGCAGCACCCCGACCGGGGACGTCTCGACCCGAAGCGCTTCCTGGAGACCGTCGAACGCTCCGGTCTGCTCCCCGCGTTCGCCGACGCGGTCCTGGAACAGTCCCTGATCGCCGCCGCCACCTGGCACGAAGCCGGCTTCGCGCTGCCGGTCGCGGTCAACCTGTCCCCGCGCAGCCTGCTCGACCGGCGGTTCCCCGGTGCCGTACTGGCCCGGTTGCAGGCCCACGACGTCCCGCCCGACCGGCTCATCCTGGAGCTGACCGAGACCCTCACCCTCAGCCAGCTCGAAGTGGTCGACCAGGTGCTCGGCCAACTCCGCGACGCCGGGGTACGGCTCGCCCTGGACGAGTTCGGCACCGGCTACTCGTCGCTGTCCATGCTGTCCCGGGTCCCGGTGCACGAGCTCAAGATCGCGCGGTCGTTCGTGATGAGCATGGAGGCCTCCTCCGAGGCGGTCGCCGTCATCCGGTCGACCGTCGACCTCGGCCGCAGCCTCGGCCTGTCCGTCGTCGCCGAGGGCGTGGAGAGCGAGCCACAGCGCCGCACGCTGTGGACGATCGGCTGCACCGCCGGTCAGGGACACCTGTTCGCCCGGCCGATGCCGGCCCACCGGCTGCTCACCGCGCTGCAGTGCGGATCCGGCGGCCGCCCCGGCAGCCTGGCCAGTCCACTGCACGACGAAGGCGCCGTGGTCCGGATCGACCAGACCCGCCGGGCCGGCCAACGGCACCGGAACGAGAAGGTACCGCACCTGCCAGCCTGA
- the moaC gene encoding cyclic pyranopterin monophosphate synthase MoaC: MTEAPNLTHVDETGAARMVDVTAKPPSVRRAVAAGRLRTTGEVVELLRRDGLPKGDALAVARIAGIMGAKRTPDLIPLCHPIALHGVVVDLALTADSIEITATVRTADRTGVEMEALTAVATAGLTLIDMIKAVDPAAVLDDIRVLSKEGGKTGDWHRPADRS; this comes from the coding sequence GTGACCGAGGCACCGAACCTGACCCATGTCGATGAGACCGGCGCCGCGCGGATGGTGGACGTCACCGCCAAGCCGCCGAGCGTCCGCCGTGCCGTGGCAGCGGGACGACTACGTACCACCGGCGAGGTTGTCGAACTGCTGCGCCGCGACGGCCTGCCCAAGGGCGACGCGCTGGCCGTCGCCCGGATCGCCGGCATCATGGGGGCCAAGCGCACCCCCGACCTGATCCCGCTGTGCCATCCGATCGCGCTGCACGGCGTGGTCGTCGACCTGGCGCTGACCGCGGACTCCATCGAGATCACCGCCACGGTACGGACCGCTGACCGGACCGGGGTCGAGATGGAGGCGCTCACCGCGGTCGCCACCGCCGGGCTGACCCTGATCGACATGATCAAGGCGGTCGACCCGGCCGCGGTGCTGGACGACATCCGGGTGCTGTCCAAGGAAGGCGGCAAGACCGGCGACTGGCACCGCCCGGCGGACCGATCGTGA
- a CDS encoding molybdenum cofactor biosynthesis protein B has product MAPPGGPIVSPYARVVVASNRAAAGVYSDTSGPLLVSGLRDLGCQVDEPLVVADGEPVTQALRRAVADGVRLVVTSGGTGITPTDRTPEATRAVLDYEIPGIAEAIRAVSRSAVPTAALSRGIAGVAGRTLIVNLPGSTGGARDGLAVLGPILRHALDQLAGGDHPRG; this is encoded by the coding sequence CTGGCACCGCCCGGCGGACCGATCGTGAGCCCGTACGCCCGGGTGGTGGTCGCCTCCAACCGCGCCGCCGCCGGCGTCTACTCCGACACCAGCGGTCCGCTGCTGGTGTCCGGCCTGCGTGACCTCGGCTGCCAGGTCGACGAACCGTTGGTCGTCGCCGACGGCGAACCGGTCACGCAGGCGCTGCGGCGGGCGGTCGCCGACGGGGTCCGGCTGGTCGTCACCAGCGGCGGCACCGGGATCACCCCTACCGACCGCACCCCGGAGGCGACCAGGGCGGTGCTCGACTACGAGATCCCGGGGATCGCCGAGGCGATCCGGGCGGTCAGCCGGTCGGCGGTGCCGACCGCCGCGCTGTCCCGGGGCATCGCCGGGGTGGCCGGTCGTACGTTGATCGTCAACCTGCCCGGCTCCACCGGCGGTGCCCGCGACGGCCTGGCCGTGCTCGGGCCGATCCTGCGCCACGCGCTCGACCAGTTGGCCGGCGGCGACCACCCACGCGGCTGA
- a CDS encoding molybdopterin molybdotransferase MoeA translates to MSAEPTTAPAAPAAGHPPADWGQARALVHAAGRAARRPPVRLPLPQADGTILAAPLTTLTDLPAFRTASVDGWAVRGGAPWRVVGRVLAGGVPPELSDDGTAVQIATGAMVPAGATSVLRVEESTLDDTGLVRGEPRPQPEWRSPGEEASAGEELLAAGTPVDPGVIGLAASCGYDDLPVYQRIRAGLLVFGDELLTTGPPGAGRVRDALGPAVPGWLRRYGCDLPAEAVTGPVADTLAAHVDGLRSALAGADLVCTTGGTMHGPVDHLHPALAELGAEYVVNTVAVRPGFPMLVARVAGADGRDRFVAGLPGNPQSAIVALVSLVAPLLAGLQGRQLPTLPRHRLGAAVPGRGDFTHLALVRVDPVTGTAYPLRHVGSAMLRGLAAAAGFAVIPPGGTGRTDDEVSVVPLPLLPGERLP, encoded by the coding sequence GTGAGCGCCGAACCGACGACCGCCCCGGCCGCCCCGGCCGCCGGGCACCCACCCGCCGACTGGGGGCAGGCCCGCGCCCTGGTACACGCCGCCGGCCGGGCCGCCCGCCGCCCGCCGGTCCGGTTGCCGTTGCCGCAGGCCGACGGGACCATCCTCGCCGCGCCGCTGACCACCCTGACCGACCTGCCGGCCTTCCGCACCGCCAGCGTCGACGGCTGGGCGGTGCGCGGCGGCGCCCCGTGGCGGGTGGTCGGCCGGGTGCTGGCCGGTGGAGTGCCGCCGGAGCTGTCCGACGACGGCACCGCGGTGCAGATCGCCACCGGCGCGATGGTCCCCGCCGGGGCCACCAGTGTGCTGCGGGTCGAGGAGTCGACGCTGGACGACACCGGACTGGTACGCGGCGAGCCACGGCCACAGCCGGAGTGGCGCTCGCCCGGCGAAGAGGCGTCGGCCGGCGAGGAGCTGCTGGCGGCCGGTACGCCGGTCGACCCCGGGGTGATCGGCCTCGCCGCCTCCTGCGGCTACGACGACCTGCCGGTGTATCAGCGGATCCGGGCCGGCCTGCTGGTCTTCGGCGACGAACTGCTGACCACCGGGCCGCCCGGCGCCGGTCGGGTGCGCGACGCGCTCGGCCCGGCGGTGCCCGGATGGCTGCGCCGGTACGGCTGCGACCTGCCCGCCGAGGCGGTGACCGGGCCGGTCGCCGACACCCTCGCCGCGCACGTCGACGGGCTGCGGTCGGCGCTGGCCGGCGCCGATCTGGTCTGCACCACGGGCGGCACCATGCACGGCCCGGTGGACCACCTGCATCCGGCGCTGGCCGAGCTCGGGGCCGAGTACGTGGTCAACACGGTCGCGGTCCGACCCGGGTTCCCGATGCTGGTCGCCCGGGTGGCCGGTGCCGACGGCCGGGACCGGTTCGTCGCCGGCCTGCCCGGCAACCCGCAGTCGGCGATCGTCGCCCTGGTGTCCCTGGTCGCGCCGCTGCTCGCCGGGTTGCAGGGCAGGCAGCTGCCGACCCTGCCCCGGCACCGGCTGGGGGCGGCCGTGCCGGGTCGCGGTGACTTCACCCACCTTGCCCTGGTACGGGTCGATCCGGTGACCGGTACCGCGTACCCGTTGCGGCATGTCGGGTCGGCGATGCTGCGCGGGCTGGCCGCCGCCGCCGGCTTCGCGGTGATCCCGCCGGGCGGCACCGGCCGCACCGACGACGAGGTGTCCGTCGTACCGTTGCCACTGCTGCCCGGGGAGCGTCTGCCGTGA